One genomic window of Pseudoxanthomonas sp. includes the following:
- a CDS encoding NAD(P)/FAD-dependent oxidoreductase, whose product MNASSRAITIIGAGLAGSLLAILLSRKGWDVTVYERRGDPRVNGYESGRSINLALAERGRHALRQADAEDAVMARAVMMRGRMVHFAGGGEQLQRYGRDDSEVIWSIHRADLNITLLDLAESAGAKIHFYRRLHTVDFPAGYARFIDDRDDSPHDIRFDTLIGADGAGSALRAAMNRASPLGERGEFLGHSYKELEIPPGADGRFQIEANALHIWPRGDYMCIALPNDAGTFTVTLFLPNEGPTSFANVRSGAEARALFERDFADALPLIPHLERDWEHHPPGLLGTLYLDRWHLGDRAVLLGDAAHAMVPFHGQGMNCAFEDCVALAAQLEARDNLASAFAAFEAERKPNAAAIQAMALENYTEMRDRVDDADFLLQRQLEQVLQQRHPDRFVPHYTMVTFMRIPYAVALERSQIQRELLQQATRGHADLAQIDLDALARTVHERLPPLQVP is encoded by the coding sequence TTGAACGCATCCTCGCGCGCCATCACCATCATCGGCGCCGGCCTGGCCGGCAGCCTGCTCGCCATCCTGCTCTCACGCAAAGGCTGGGACGTCACCGTTTACGAACGCCGTGGCGATCCACGGGTCAATGGCTATGAATCCGGCCGTTCGATCAACCTGGCCCTGGCCGAACGCGGCCGCCATGCGCTGCGCCAGGCCGATGCCGAAGACGCGGTAATGGCGCGCGCGGTGATGATGCGCGGACGCATGGTCCACTTCGCCGGTGGCGGCGAGCAGCTGCAGCGCTACGGCCGCGACGACAGCGAGGTGATCTGGTCGATCCATCGCGCCGACCTCAACATCACCCTGCTCGACCTGGCTGAAAGCGCCGGCGCGAAGATCCACTTCTACCGGCGCCTGCACACGGTCGATTTCCCGGCTGGCTATGCGCGTTTCATCGACGACCGCGACGACTCGCCGCATGACATCCGCTTCGACACGCTGATCGGCGCCGATGGCGCGGGCTCGGCACTGCGCGCGGCGATGAACCGGGCCAGCCCGCTGGGCGAGCGCGGTGAATTCCTGGGGCATTCGTACAAGGAACTGGAAATCCCGCCAGGCGCCGACGGCCGCTTCCAGATCGAAGCCAATGCCCTGCACATCTGGCCGCGCGGCGACTACATGTGCATCGCCCTGCCCAATGACGCAGGCACCTTCACCGTCACCCTGTTCCTGCCGAACGAGGGGCCGACCAGTTTTGCCAACGTGCGCAGCGGCGCGGAGGCGCGCGCGCTGTTCGAACGCGACTTCGCCGATGCGCTGCCGCTGATCCCGCACCTGGAACGTGACTGGGAACACCACCCGCCGGGCCTGCTCGGCACGCTGTACCTGGACCGCTGGCACCTGGGCGATCGCGCGGTGCTGCTGGGCGATGCGGCGCACGCGATGGTGCCGTTCCACGGCCAGGGCATGAACTGCGCGTTCGAAGACTGCGTGGCGCTGGCCGCGCAACTGGAAGCGCGCGACAACCTGGCCAGCGCCTTCGCCGCCTTCGAAGCCGAGCGCAAACCCAACGCCGCCGCGATCCAGGCGATGGCGCTGGAGAACTATACCGAGATGCGCGACCGCGTGGACGATGCGGATTTCCTGCTGCAACGCCAGCTGGAGCAAGTCTTGCAGCAGCGCCACCCGGACCGTTTCGTGCCGCACTACACGATGGTCACCTTCATGCGCATTCCGTACGCGGTGGCGCTGGAACGCAGCCAGATCCAGCGCGAACTCCTGCAGCAGGCCACGCGCGGACATGCCGATCTTGCGCAGATCGACCTGGACGCCCTTGCCCGGACGGTGCACGAACGCCTGCCGCCGCTGCAGGTGCCCTGA
- the kynU gene encoding kynureninase codes for MTHALSRTHAIALDAADPLRGFRHEFLLPRHKHTDQAYFCGNSLGLQPKGARKAVEQVLDKWAHEAVEGHFRGQAQWMTYHEQVREPLARIVGALPGEVVAMNTLTANLHFMMVSFYRPTSQRPAILIEAGAFPSDRHAVESQIRFHGFNPDTDLIEVQPDEAEGTISMAAIERAIAEHGQRVALVLWPGIQYRTGQAFDLTEIARLAHAAGATVGFDLAHAVGNLPLALHDADADFAVWCHYKYLNAGPGAVAGAFVHQRHAQADLPRFAGWWGHEKETRFLMAPEFKPTPGAEGWQLSNPPVLALAPLLASLELVDKAGGMAALRAKSEKLTSFLEELIEARLLDTLEIITPAEPERRGCQLSLRVAGGREQGRELFDYLVSVGVLGDWREPDVIRISPVPLYNSFKDIYRFVEEVETWRGV; via the coding sequence ATGACCCACGCGCTTTCCCGCACCCATGCCATCGCACTGGACGCTGCCGATCCGCTGCGCGGCTTCCGTCATGAGTTCCTGCTACCCAGGCACAAGCACACCGACCAGGCGTATTTCTGCGGCAACTCGCTGGGACTGCAACCCAAGGGCGCGCGCAAGGCGGTCGAACAGGTGCTGGACAAGTGGGCGCACGAAGCGGTGGAAGGCCACTTCCGCGGCCAGGCACAGTGGATGACCTACCACGAGCAGGTGCGCGAGCCGCTGGCCCGCATCGTCGGCGCGCTACCGGGCGAAGTAGTGGCGATGAACACGCTGACCGCCAACCTGCACTTCATGATGGTCAGCTTCTACCGTCCCACGTCACAACGGCCTGCGATCCTGATCGAAGCCGGCGCGTTCCCGTCCGACCGCCACGCGGTGGAATCGCAGATCCGCTTCCACGGCTTCAACCCGGACACCGACCTGATCGAGGTCCAGCCGGACGAAGCCGAAGGCACCATTTCGATGGCCGCCATCGAGCGCGCCATTGCCGAACACGGCCAACGCGTCGCCCTGGTGCTCTGGCCGGGCATCCAGTACCGCACCGGCCAGGCATTCGACCTGACCGAAATCGCCCGCCTGGCGCATGCCGCTGGCGCGACGGTCGGCTTCGACCTGGCCCACGCCGTGGGCAACCTGCCGCTGGCCCTGCACGACGCCGATGCAGACTTCGCGGTGTGGTGCCACTACAAATACCTCAACGCCGGTCCGGGCGCGGTCGCCGGTGCCTTCGTGCACCAGCGCCATGCGCAGGCCGACCTGCCGCGTTTTGCCGGCTGGTGGGGCCACGAAAAGGAAACCCGTTTCCTGATGGCGCCCGAGTTCAAGCCCACGCCTGGCGCCGAAGGCTGGCAGCTGAGCAATCCGCCGGTGCTGGCGCTGGCGCCGCTGCTGGCCTCGCTGGAGCTGGTCGACAAGGCCGGCGGCATGGCCGCGTTGCGGGCCAAGTCGGAAAAGCTCACCAGCTTCCTGGAAGAGCTGATCGAAGCACGCCTGCTGGACACGCTGGAAATCATCACCCCGGCCGAGCCCGAACGCCGCGGCTGCCAGCTCTCGCTGCGCGTGGCCGGTGGCCGCGAACAAGGCCGCGAGCTGTTCGACTACCTGGTCTCGGTCGGCGTGCTGGGCGACTGGCGCGAACCGGACGTGATCCGCATCTCGCCGGTGCCGCTGTACAACAGCTTCAAGGACATCTACCGCTTCGTCGAGGAAGTGGAGACCTGGCGCGGCGTCTGA
- a CDS encoding LacI family DNA-binding transcriptional regulator, with protein sequence MSISINDVADAAGVSKSTVSRVIAGGSVSSEVRARVEAAIRQTGYRPNLQARRLRSRHTGIVGVIVADIRNPFFTALIGAVEEAAYRAGLRVTLCNTDEDPEREALYLQLMQEERVSGLIFAPTRTTIGCLDGLPQDFPAVLVDRAGAGGRHDAVVLDNAAATTTLVSHLVERGYRRIGGVFGSTSNTASERRDGYLAAMQAHGLAADYREVAPQAEAAEDAVGQWLRGPTAPEAILASNSLLTMGTLRAARSVGLRIPDDLALAGFDNERWTELVAPGITVIEQPVEDMGRAAVALMLDRMRAPDLAVRRLVLSGRCIVRGSTDART encoded by the coding sequence TTGAGTATCAGCATCAACGATGTCGCAGATGCGGCCGGGGTTTCCAAATCCACGGTCTCGCGGGTCATTGCCGGCGGCTCGGTCAGTAGCGAGGTTCGTGCCCGGGTGGAAGCAGCGATCCGCCAGACCGGTTACCGCCCCAACCTGCAGGCGCGACGGTTGCGCTCGCGCCACACCGGCATCGTCGGGGTGATCGTGGCCGACATCCGCAACCCGTTCTTCACCGCCCTGATCGGGGCCGTCGAAGAGGCCGCCTATCGCGCGGGGCTGCGCGTCACCTTGTGCAATACCGATGAGGACCCGGAGCGCGAGGCGCTATACCTGCAGCTGATGCAGGAGGAGCGGGTCAGTGGCCTGATCTTCGCCCCGACCCGCACGACCATCGGCTGCCTTGACGGGTTGCCGCAGGACTTCCCGGCGGTGCTGGTGGACCGCGCTGGCGCAGGTGGGCGTCACGATGCGGTGGTCCTGGACAACGCAGCAGCGACTACGACCCTGGTCTCGCACCTGGTCGAGCGGGGCTATCGCAGGATTGGCGGGGTGTTCGGCAGCACCAGCAATACCGCGTCCGAGCGCCGCGATGGCTATCTTGCCGCGATGCAGGCGCACGGCCTGGCCGCGGACTACCGCGAGGTGGCGCCGCAGGCCGAGGCGGCCGAAGACGCGGTGGGCCAGTGGTTGCGCGGACCCACCGCGCCCGAGGCGATCCTGGCCAGCAACAGCCTGTTGACCATGGGCACGTTGCGGGCCGCGCGTTCGGTGGGGCTGCGGATTCCCGACGACCTGGCCCTGGCCGGTTTCGACAACGAGCGCTGGACCGAGCTGGTCGCGCCGGGCATCACGGTGATCGAACAGCCGGTCGAGGACATGGGCCGTGCGGCCGTGGCCCTGATGCTGGACCGGATGCGCGCCCCCGACCTGGCCGTGCGTCGGCTGGTGTTGTCCGGTCGTTGCATCGTGCGGGGCTCGACCGACGCGCGGACCTGA
- the pfkB gene encoding 1-phosphofructokinase encodes MTPHAVTVTLNPAIDQTVRLDRLQPGHVHRARSARDDAGGKGINVAACLADWGVATAATGVLGADNDGSFRLLFEQRGIADHCLRAPGQTRTNIKLVEDGGDETTDINLPGLQLDADQLDAVSAQLAPLLAPGVPVALSGSLPAGLPETAWARLQAQAAAAGARVLLDTSGPALAAALNTQAGALPYAVKPNRHELEAWTGSALPERADLLAAAHALVNRGIALVVVSMGADGALFVDAHGALVARPPRLARGSTVGAGDAMVAGLAASLLVPRFELAACARLATAFSMSRLESGDQRQLDPAQVRRWADDVLIEPLA; translated from the coding sequence ATGACCCCGCACGCCGTCACCGTCACCCTCAACCCGGCCATCGACCAGACCGTGCGCCTGGATCGGTTGCAACCAGGCCACGTCCACCGCGCCCGCAGTGCGCGTGACGACGCTGGCGGCAAGGGCATCAACGTCGCTGCCTGCCTGGCCGACTGGGGCGTGGCCACCGCCGCCACGGGCGTACTTGGCGCGGACAACGACGGCAGCTTCCGCCTGCTGTTCGAACAACGCGGCATCGCCGACCACTGCTTGCGCGCGCCCGGCCAGACCCGGACCAACATCAAGCTGGTCGAGGACGGCGGCGACGAGACCACCGACATCAACCTGCCCGGCCTGCAGCTGGATGCGGACCAGCTGGATGCGGTCAGCGCGCAGCTGGCGCCCCTGCTCGCGCCGGGCGTGCCGGTCGCGCTGTCCGGCAGCCTGCCGGCCGGCCTGCCGGAGACGGCCTGGGCCCGCCTGCAGGCCCAGGCCGCGGCGGCCGGTGCACGGGTCCTGCTGGACACCAGTGGCCCGGCGCTCGCCGCGGCCCTGAATACCCAGGCCGGCGCCTTGCCGTATGCGGTCAAGCCCAACCGGCACGAGCTGGAAGCCTGGACCGGCAGCGCGCTACCGGAGCGCGCCGACCTGCTGGCGGCAGCGCATGCGCTGGTCAACCGCGGCATCGCCCTGGTGGTGGTTTCGATGGGTGCCGATGGTGCGCTGTTCGTCGACGCCCACGGCGCACTGGTGGCGCGACCACCGCGGCTGGCCCGCGGCAGCACGGTCGGCGCCGGCGACGCGATGGTCGCTGGCCTGGCCGCTTCGCTGCTGGTGCCCCGCTTCGAACTGGCCGCCTGCGCGCGGCTGGCCACTGCCTTTTCGATGAGCCGGCTGGAAAGCGGCGACCAGCGCCAACTCGACCCAGCCCAGGTCCGCCGCTGGGCCGACGACGTGCTGATCGAGCCGCTGGCTTGA
- the ptsP gene encoding phosphoenolpyruvate--protein phosphotransferase: protein MHYPPESALSSLPATAPISPELVRLDARARDKADAIAQAAQLLVASGCVAPGYEASMGRREQLANTFLGHGVAIPHGVGDDRHLVRRDGIAVLQLPEGVEWNPGQVTRLVIGIAAQSDTHITLLRRLTRLIQDEAALQRLFVTTQASDIVQALSGDVPAAPGGTVASDLAEHFDWTIAYPNGLHARPATRWAETAGGFSARAQVRAGDQAADAKSLVGLLQLGLRQGDAITVSAEGHDAPALLSALRKAMDGLTAQEKADAERAAQRKAAPVSGWTPPDATPAVVGLGASPGLAIGPVFLLRGSQEEIVDRPAPLGEGGAKLQDALSRTGQQLAALEDSTRRRLGASDAAIFKAQAALLGDTDLITRTCQLMVEGHGVAWSWHQAIEQIASGLAALGNPVLAGRAADLRDVGRRVLGQLDPAAAGGGLADLPDAPCILLASDLSPSETANLDTARVLGLATAQGGPTSHTAILSRTLGLPALVAGGADLLAVAAGTPAILDGSSGRLYLSPSDADLASARAHIAEQQRIREHEAAQRAQPACTRDGHRIDIGANVNLPEQVPMALEQGAEGVGLMRTEFLFLERASTPDEDEQYAIYKAMAEALDGRSLIVRALDIGGDKQVAHLDLPREENPFLGVRGARLLLRRPDLLEPQLRALYRAARDGARLSIMFPMITSVPELVALRAICERIRVALDAPQVEIGIMIEVPAAAAQADVLARHADFFSIGTNDLTQYVLAIDRQNPELAAEADSLHPAVLRAIRATVDGARLHGRWVGVCGGLAGDPFGAALLAGLGVDELSMTPNDLPGVKSRLRAASLADLQVLAGKALACEDAAQVRALEQEQA from the coding sequence ATGCACTACCCCCCGGAGTCTGCCTTGTCATCCCTGCCCGCCACCGCCCCCATCAGTCCCGAACTGGTCCGCCTGGATGCACGGGCTCGCGACAAGGCCGATGCCATCGCCCAGGCCGCGCAATTGCTGGTCGCCTCGGGCTGCGTCGCGCCCGGCTATGAAGCCAGCATGGGCCGCCGCGAACAGCTGGCCAACACGTTCCTGGGCCACGGCGTGGCGATTCCGCACGGGGTGGGCGACGACCGGCACCTGGTCCGCCGCGACGGGATCGCCGTGCTCCAGCTGCCCGAAGGCGTGGAATGGAATCCGGGCCAGGTCACCCGGCTGGTCATCGGCATCGCGGCCCAGTCTGACACCCACATCACCCTGCTGCGGCGCCTGACCCGCCTGATCCAGGACGAGGCCGCACTGCAGCGCCTGTTCGTGACCACCCAGGCATCGGACATCGTCCAGGCGCTGTCCGGGGACGTCCCGGCGGCGCCAGGCGGCACGGTCGCCAGCGACCTGGCCGAGCATTTCGACTGGACCATCGCCTACCCCAACGGCCTGCATGCCCGGCCGGCTACCCGCTGGGCCGAAACCGCGGGCGGATTCAGCGCCCGCGCCCAGGTCCGTGCCGGTGATCAGGCGGCCGATGCCAAGAGCCTGGTCGGCCTGCTCCAGCTGGGACTGCGCCAGGGTGACGCCATCACCGTTTCGGCCGAAGGCCACGACGCCCCGGCCTTGCTGAGCGCCCTGCGCAAGGCCATGGATGGGCTGACAGCGCAGGAAAAAGCCGACGCCGAGCGTGCCGCGCAACGCAAGGCAGCGCCGGTCTCCGGCTGGACGCCACCCGACGCCACGCCCGCGGTCGTCGGCCTGGGGGCAAGCCCCGGATTGGCCATCGGCCCAGTCTTCCTGCTGCGCGGCAGCCAGGAAGAGATCGTCGACCGGCCGGCCCCGCTCGGCGAAGGCGGTGCCAAGCTGCAGGACGCACTGTCACGCACCGGCCAGCAGCTGGCCGCCCTCGAAGACAGCACCCGGCGCCGGCTCGGCGCATCCGATGCGGCCATCTTCAAGGCCCAGGCCGCATTGCTCGGCGACACCGACCTGATCACCCGCACCTGCCAGCTGATGGTCGAAGGCCACGGCGTCGCATGGTCCTGGCACCAGGCCATCGAACAGATCGCCTCAGGGCTGGCGGCGCTGGGCAACCCGGTCCTGGCCGGTCGCGCGGCCGACCTGCGCGACGTGGGCCGCCGGGTGCTGGGCCAGCTGGACCCGGCCGCCGCCGGTGGTGGCCTGGCTGATCTTCCGGACGCCCCCTGCATCCTGCTCGCCAGCGACCTGTCGCCCTCCGAGACCGCCAACCTGGATACCGCGCGCGTGCTTGGCCTGGCCACCGCACAGGGCGGGCCGACCTCGCATACCGCGATCCTGTCGCGCACCCTGGGCCTGCCCGCGCTGGTGGCCGGTGGCGCCGACCTGCTGGCCGTCGCCGCAGGCACACCCGCCATCCTGGACGGCAGCAGCGGCCGCCTGTACCTGAGCCCTTCCGACGCCGACCTGGCCTCGGCCCGCGCGCATATCGCCGAGCAGCAGCGCATCCGCGAACACGAAGCCGCCCAGCGCGCCCAGCCCGCCTGCACCCGCGACGGCCACCGCATCGACATCGGCGCCAACGTCAACCTGCCCGAACAGGTTCCGATGGCGCTTGAACAGGGTGCCGAAGGCGTCGGCCTGATGCGTACCGAGTTCCTGTTCCTGGAACGCGCCAGCACCCCGGACGAAGACGAGCAGTACGCCATTTACAAGGCCATGGCCGAAGCGCTGGACGGCCGGTCGCTGATCGTGCGGGCGCTGGACATCGGCGGCGACAAGCAGGTCGCGCACCTGGATCTGCCACGCGAGGAAAACCCCTTCCTCGGCGTGCGCGGCGCGCGCCTGCTGCTGCGCCGCCCGGACCTGCTGGAACCCCAGTTGCGTGCGCTGTACCGCGCCGCTCGGGACGGCGCACGGCTGTCGATCATGTTCCCGATGATCACCTCGGTACCCGAGCTGGTCGCGCTGCGCGCGATCTGCGAACGCATCCGCGTCGCGCTGGACGCGCCGCAGGTGGAGATCGGCATCATGATCGAGGTGCCGGCCGCCGCCGCCCAGGCCGACGTGCTGGCCCGCCACGCCGATTTCTTCTCGATCGGCACCAACGACCTGACCCAGTACGTGCTGGCCATCGACCGCCAGAACCCGGAGCTGGCCGCCGAGGCCGACAGCCTGCATCCCGCCGTGCTGCGCGCGATCCGTGCCACCGTCGATGGCGCGCGCCTGCACGGCCGTTGGGTCGGCGTCTGCGGCGGCCTGGCTGGCGATCCGTTCGGCGCGGCCCTGCTGGCTGGGCTGGGCGTGGACGAATTGTCGATGACCCCCAACGACCTTCCCGGCGTGAAGTCGCGCCTGCGCGCGGCCTCATTGGCCGATCTGCAGGTCCTGGCCGGCAAGGCGCTGGCCTGCGAGGACGCCGCACAGGTCCGCGCCCTGGAACAGGAGCAGGCATGA